From one Sphingobacteriales bacterium genomic stretch:
- a CDS encoding AEC family transporter, whose protein sequence is MAEMLQNILPVYLIFFSGLILRWTHVLSQTDGERMLKFIFYFTLPALVLKTLSGIQLIPALFWLPFASAVIILLSGILAYYSSRLSGLSASKSGVLLTSSMIMNIGFTIPFVHAVWGEKGLGYLFMFDFSNGIMAYSVVYYIACRHGEDAGNSGKIYKKVFTSPPIWALLIALTLNISNIQLPHALLSFLDFSGQMTIPLFLIALSLFFAPSFSDFRDLLTGISLRMGFGFLLGLLMIAILPLDPLAKIILITGASSPVGFNTLTFASLEKLDTRYAANLVSFSILLGMVLVPLLLLFWR, encoded by the coding sequence ATGGCAGAAATGCTCCAAAATATCTTGCCTGTTTACCTGATATTTTTTTCAGGACTAATACTCCGCTGGACTCATGTCCTTTCCCAAACTGACGGTGAACGAATGTTGAAATTCATCTTCTACTTTACTTTGCCTGCCCTTGTGTTAAAAACATTATCAGGTATTCAGCTGATTCCGGCTTTGTTCTGGCTGCCTTTCGCATCTGCCGTCATCATCCTGCTGTCAGGCATTCTGGCTTATTATTCTTCCCGACTTTCTGGTCTGTCAGCTTCAAAATCAGGTGTTTTACTAACATCTTCCATGATTATGAATATCGGATTTACCATTCCTTTCGTCCATGCTGTTTGGGGTGAAAAAGGGCTCGGATACCTGTTTATGTTTGATTTTTCCAACGGGATAATGGCATACAGTGTGGTGTATTATATTGCCTGCCGGCATGGTGAAGATGCGGGAAATTCAGGTAAAATCTACAAAAAAGTTTTCACTTCTCCACCAATTTGGGCACTATTGATTGCTTTAACGCTCAATATTTCAAACATACAACTTCCGCATGCATTGTTATCCTTTCTTGATTTCAGCGGTCAAATGACCATCCCTTTGTTTCTGATTGCTTTATCTTTGTTTTTTGCCCCTTCCTTTTCTGACTTCCGGGATCTTTTAACAGGTATTTCCCTTCGTATGGGATTTGGCTTTTTATTGGGTTTATTAATGATTGCAATATTACCACTTGATCCTCTTGCGAAAATCATTCTGATAACCGGAGCTTCATCACCTGTCGGATTCAATACACTCACTTTTGCCTCACTGGAGAAACTGGATACCCGCTATGCCGCAAATCTTGTCTCCTTCTCAATTTTACTGGGAATGGTGCTGGTTCCTTTATTATTATTGTTTTGGCGTTAA
- a CDS encoding response regulator transcription factor, producing MSNNKYLTIGIIEDSDIIREGIQNLLQKSGQNIVTILIKDIDNLNIHANRLKLNIILINTSLIISRLKQVRNARLSQPELKWIGLQSSFPGKEILSCLDEIIYLDDTAEIITRKVIRFAHSSEKNKTAPLSSRETDVLLEMIKGYSNKEIAEKLNISIHTVMTHRKNIYAKTGTRSQPGLTIFALTHNIASIDNLK from the coding sequence ATGAGCAATAATAAATACCTGACTATCGGAATAATTGAAGATTCGGATATCATCAGGGAGGGCATTCAGAATTTACTTCAGAAATCAGGGCAAAATATTGTTACTATCCTGATAAAAGATATTGACAACCTGAATATACATGCCAACCGGCTTAAACTTAATATTATACTGATAAATACCAGTCTGATTATCAGCCGCCTGAAGCAGGTCAGAAATGCAAGGTTATCCCAGCCCGAGCTTAAATGGATCGGTTTACAGTCGTCTTTTCCCGGAAAAGAAATTTTATCCTGTCTGGATGAAATCATTTACCTGGATGATACGGCTGAGATTATAACCAGAAAAGTAATAAGATTTGCCCATTCTTCAGAGAAAAATAAAACGGCCCCGCTGAGCAGCAGAGAGACCGATGTATTGCTTGAAATGATAAAAGGATACTCAAACAAGGAAATAGCTGAAAAACTGAATATCAGTATTCATACTGTCATGACTCACCGCAAAAATATTTATGCTAAAACCGGAACACGAAGTCAACCGGGATTGACAATATTTGCCTTGACCCATAATATTGCTTCGATTGACAATCTGAAATAA
- a CDS encoding FMN-binding protein: protein MKSVLLKCLVLILFFQSFAFTFNGPLDFHPRQLDREIRKIYHTDHFHIAYYPSSENQPDSNTGKYFSIYTGNTLAGYGYIGRVMSCRQGMCFSNLKNSKSSFAEYFDYFILFDSTISIQKVMVFNYMASHGNEITSNGWLKQFIGYNGNNSLIAGKDIDAISGATVSVHGLINDVIIRTSEIKKLKSEKKNF from the coding sequence GTGAAATCTGTTTTACTGAAATGTTTAGTTTTAATCTTGTTTTTCCAGTCATTTGCCTTTACATTTAACGGACCTCTAGATTTTCACCCCCGTCAGCTGGATAGAGAAATCCGTAAAATCTATCATACCGATCATTTTCATATTGCGTATTATCCATCTTCAGAAAATCAACCTGATAGTAATACTGGAAAATATTTTAGTATTTATACAGGAAATACTTTAGCAGGTTATGGTTATATCGGTAGGGTAATGAGTTGCCGACAGGGCATGTGCTTTTCAAATTTAAAAAACAGCAAATCTTCTTTTGCTGAGTATTTTGACTATTTTATCCTCTTTGATAGCACCATAAGCATACAAAAGGTTATGGTGTTTAATTACATGGCAAGCCATGGAAATGAAATTACCTCAAACGGCTGGCTTAAACAGTTTATCGGTTACAACGGTAACAACAGTCTGATAGCCGGAAAAGACATAGATGCCATCAGCGGTGCCACTGTGTCAGTTCATGGGCTCATCAATGACGTCATTATCAGAACCTCAGAAATAAAAAAGCTGAAATCTGAAAAGAAAAACTTTTGA